Part of the Musa acuminata AAA Group cultivar baxijiao chromosome BXJ2-7, Cavendish_Baxijiao_AAA, whole genome shotgun sequence genome is shown below.
TACTATAGTTAAACCATCAATTCTGGTAACATTATAGCTGAGATGAAGGTAAAAATATGCTTCCAACAAAAACTCCAAACCAAATCATAAGAACACTTGGTCCATCAAACTAAAATGAAATGCCTTGAACCCACAGCTAGCCATCAAAAGACCAGTTTCATCCCTAGGTCATACTGATGAGGACAGATATTCAATTGCCAAAGGAAAGCTAAACCCTCACCATGCCTGGTCTCGGTAAGTACAGCATCACTATTTAGTCCGACATCGAATAACAGCTTGAACTTGAACTTAACCATCATAAGCTTTATCAAGATTGGATCATGATAAGTCATATCAAAGTGATCTAATGTCACTATAATGCATCTATAAATGCATGATATATGAATACTTCCACCAGAATGCAGATCAGCACTGCTATACCTAATACTCAATTGTCACAGTCCAATTCTCCAAAATAGTGACAAGAGGGGAAAAGAGAGACGATAGATCTCCAAGatagaaacaaaagaaaaataaaaaaataaatcgaaAATCCAAAAGCTTGTAATCCACATCAGGGTAGCAAAAGTGTCTCAGTCCAACCACaatcaccaccatgagcttcccaTGGAACCCCACAAACTCAACTAGGAAACGAGATGCCCACAAATTCAACAAGGAATAAGAGACGCAACAGCTCacttacataaaaaatatattgccCATAATCCGGTTATTCCCGGATTCACAAAGGCTTGCCCCATCACCACCAATTCCAATGTCCTAAAAGAAAGAATCAGGGCTTTGTACTTATGAATCACCAGAAAAACACCACACAAATCATCAACAAATTTAACAAACATAAAGGATATGGTAAAGATAACAAAGAAACAATGTAAATCAATCtaggaaaatatatatatatggaactaAAATAATAGAGAATAAAGTTTATACAAATGCTACATCAGGCAGAGAACATGTGCACTAAGCTTACCACCCTAGGATTCTCCAGAACAAGTGCATCAATTCAAGTCCCCAACTGAAGCCCTTCGATACAGACTTCTAGAACCTCTATTTTCTCCTCAATAAAGATGGGACTTGAAAATTGATAACTTTTTTTATATTACCAGCACCATTTCCACCAAAAATAAACATTATAGTTAACCAAATGGGAACAAAGTTTTGTAGCCATCAAACATATATTGAGGTTTAGAGATAAAGATAGGAGCAAAAAATATCAAAAACATAGGAAATCGGTTCAAATGGGGCACACCGTTGTATAACCCAGAAGTAAACCCCTATCATTTTGAACTCATTGAACCCTTTGAAGTAACAAGAACTCTGTTTTCGAAGAAATGAATCTCTGAAATTACTCCttcctgcttctttcccttcttcacCACCCAACTAACCAAAAAATATCATTTACTAGACCCAGTTACTATTGTGAAATACCTCCCATCTAGCATTATAGCCAAAATTTAGGTTTTTCCATCAACTTACCATCTGATCAAGCTGCATCTGTTCAAGCCATGCACCAAGCACCGCAGCTTGATCATGCCCATCCAACTGATCATTTGAAATTGAACTCTCAGCACCAATGGCAGAAAAGTCAGAAGGGCCAGCAGGAGCCATTGCAGTAGGTACAACTTTCTCAGGCGGTGATTCCTTCACTAGAGAATGGACCCAAGAAACATCAGGCTCCTCCCCATTACCCCGCATCTCAGAGGAAGATGATTGCCTGAGATGTCCAAGCTCCTTGCCGTTCACTCCCCAGTCAGCTGTACCAGAGGGAGATGCCCACTTGGCCCATGATGAGTTAATAGGAGAGCCCACAATCGTAGATGAAATCGGACTGAGATCACGAGAGCTCAGGCTCTGCAGTgactgctgccgctgctgcttaTCCCTCTGCGTGAGAATAGCCAGGCGAGAACTCATTGGAGAGGCAGGATCCACACTTCGTGGAGACATGAGACCAGGTGAAGAGACATTGAGAGAGGACTGCAAGATGGATGAATGAGCAGATAGATGCTGAGTATCAACAGCCTTCGGGGAGAACACACTTGTGTTAATGGGTGAGAGGAGGTTTTCCTGTTGCTGGAACTGATTGATGACAGCAGTCCTTTGAGATGGGGAAAAAATAGTCCCGTGATCGGAATTATACCTCGGAGATGAGGCCATCTCAGCTGCAAAGAAGTCATCAAGGTTTGAAGGGGTCAGAGTTTTGGTTAGAACAGAACGACTCCCCGCTGATGGGCTCGGATGGGGGTAGCACAAGTCACTCAACAGCTGCTGGGTATCAAACTCGGACATCACCGAGAAGTCATTTACCGGCATGTCCCTTGCGCTAAGGGATGACCGCAGCCTGCTCGACTGAAGATTGCCGGCAGGAAGATTCAACATGGGCACATTCGACTGTGGCCAAGCCAATGAAGACTGGCTAACACCATTGGCCGATGGTGACATGGGCGGTGTGAAGGGAGACATAATAGCAGAAACCGAAGATGGTGACCCGGGCATGAACCCCATCGCTGCAGCCATCTCCATCGCAGAAGAGGAGGCTCGGGGAGAGGGCACAGCAGAGCCAGTCGACATATAGAGTGGGCGGAGCTCATCATTTGTGTGTGCAAAGAAACATACCCGGCGGGAGCAGTTGGTCCCGTCCTTGCAGAGCCTCGTGCGATATTGTGCCGGGTGAAGCCAGCACTCGAACACCCCATGTGCATACTCACACATGTCTCCCCTCCGGCACGCTCCCTTCCGAAAGTCAGGGCAAGGGACGCAGCTGTAGTGGTACTTCCTCGGGTCGCGCCGCCGAGCATTCTCACCAGGATGGACGAAGGGACATTCGGTCCAGTCATGGGAATATGCACGGGAGCATGGGCGGATTTTGAACGAGAACATCCGGAATTCGTCTGTGGCATAGATGCTGTTCTTGATGTCCGGGAGAGATGGATCAACAGGATACTCTTTCTTCTCGGACACGGTCACTGGAGGAAGGTCGAGGAACCTCGCCGTGGGAGGAGACGAAGTGGACTCGGACGATGGGGAACCATCCTCGCCAGGAGACAAAGAAAGCGGTGGCGAACTGGAGTTCGGCGAGCTGGTCAAAACATGAAGAGGAAGATGGGAGTGATATGAACCATCCGAAAGACTAGTGCTCCTTCCAAGTAGTTGTTCGAGGACAGTCTTCGCAAAAGCCACCTTGGGAGGTACCACGATGACATCAGCCGGGCGGTTTCCGTTGACGTCCACCAAAGTGGGATCGGCACCGGCCGCAAGGAGTATCTTCACAGAATCAACAGCTTGTAAGGATCCGCCGGATGCGGCACAGTGGAGGGCAGTGGTGCTATCAGGGCCGGAGACACGGTTGACATCAACAGAAGGCAGCGAGACGATGAGCTTGAGGACGTCTAGACTACCGTATGTGGCGGCCACCATCAATGGAGTCCGGTGCTCGAGCACCATGCGACTGAAGCCCTTCCTACGGCCGTACCAGAGGCCGACCTCCTCGATGGCTGACGGGTCGCGATCGAGGGCAACCTTGAGGGCATCCACATCGTCGTTAGCAGCTAGCTCGAGAAGGCTCGAAGAGTTGTCGATGTCGACGGTGAGGACGTTCATCCCAGCGGCCGGAGAGCGTTGCTGTTGGTCTTCTTGTGAACTAGGAGCCGGCGATGACACAGACGACGACGAGGACTTTATGCGTTCTGGACCACCGCACATGCTGCGGCCGGCCGAACACAGGCCTGCAATCTATAGATCTATGAGAAGGATCAACAAAATCTCATTTCGGCAGTAGAAATGGAAGGTAATAAGAAGGATGACACAAGGCAAGTCTGGGAGAGCTCACCGATTCCGTCAGCTGACGGGAAGAGAAGAGCAAAGAAGCGATCAAGAACCACCGATCCTTCAGCTATCCGATGAGTAGAACCAGTCGGCTGCGGCGACCCCTGCAAGCTCGAGGAGATATCGGCGATCCATCAAAACAACTCGGCGCAGCTTGCGGCCCTCATCGCTAATTTATCCAAGAGAGAGAGCACGGAGGAGGTCAGGGAGACGAGAAGAGAGGTCCCTTGGGGGTCGGTGTGCCCCAAATGAAATCAAAATGAAACGCTCGGCAAATGAGAGcaaaattcttttcatttatcGTTTTTCTTTGGGTGAGAGACTTAACGCACTTAAAATTCGACCCAAGCTCTGGAAGAATTTTATCGCATGGCCGTCGCATGTACCTGTTATGTGATTGGAGCTCCGGCGGAGCCCACTACGTTAACGTACGGGTAACTTGGTAGTCCGAGTAGGCGAGGGATTTTTATCGTGCAATTCAAAGTTCAAACGCCGTGCGACCGGTCTGGGCCGGTGAAATCGTAGCGGGCGGGAGCGGGCAAGAACCGGGTCGTTGGGTGGGGCCGGTCACCGGATAAGGTCGTGGGCGGGTCATGAGGGGAACTCTGCTCGATTGAAATCCGGGGTGGAGTCCGCGGATCGGGTTGCCGTACCGGACCCGGCCCCCATACCCGAATCAAATCAAGTGCGGTCAAATCCGGTCCACATATTAAGTGTAATAACAGCATTACAAGCAACTTATGCCATCACATCCGACCCCATATACGGTATGTTTCTTCGAGATCCGTGCGATCTCACGATCCAACGGCTGTGAACATTTTACTGCCCACGCGTGTGgaggaaaagaaaattttcatgcaCTACATCTTGATACTCTCACTCTCCATTTACCTTGAGGCCTTCCCGGTATGGTCTGTGGAAAGTGGGTTAAAAGGGTGCATCCACCAAATTGGTGGGTGAAGATATTCTCTTCGTTTCCCTTAAGCCCCCCCCCCCCTGCCACCAAATTACTATTTTGTTTTCTTCACCCAGGCAAATTCCAATCTGAGTGAGGGGTATCTTAGTCATTCCAAACTTAGCTTCCTCGGAGCGGTGCAGAATGCTATGGCCCACACCGGTGCTAACCCATAAActggtccgcaggagtatcattgACTACCGTCTCCGTCTTTATCACCGACCCGAGTGGAAGAAGTTCTACAATCAGGACCGTTGATTCCGCGACAGGGCTTTATCATTGACAAACCAGAGAGGCACCGTATGGACGGAGCTGGGTCCCATCCACCGCCAGGCGTATCAAAGAGAGGCGTGTCTCGTGGTGGGACCGACGGTGATGATACGCGGGATTGGACGGTTCGTCACTTCCCATAAGAAGACAAAATCTCGCGCTCAAATCTCTTGCCACGTCGGACGCGCAACAATTGACAGGCTGACCTCATCCCCCACGGGTTCGCCTTTGTTCCGATTGTAATTCATTTCCCACCCTTGTTGCGTTGCCCGTATCAGTTACCGCCACAGCGATTGGATGTTATGCCAGTGGCCCACTAGGCGGTACGATGCTTCAGTACGACGTGGTTACCCTTCTTGATTCTTCATCAAGATTGGTGACAATGGTTCATCTCGGTGATCTTGGTGACAATGATTGTGGATGCACCTTAACCCACATTATTTGTCTATGGACGCATGGTCGCTTTGGAGAAGACAACCGAGGTGCTACGGTGGCCTTCTCTCCCGCAGCAACTGCACCCACCCAAAGACACGTCTCCATCTCTCCATTTCCCTTTCTTTCGGACCTCCCAAAGCCATGGTTACCCAAAGGGACAACGAGTCTCGCAATGTTTCCAAAGCTGCCACGCCCTTCCCCACACCCAATCTCCAGTTTCCGAGTCACGGAGATGTGGACAGCCACTGATTCCATGACAGATTAATCCATGGAGGGTGGAAGTTCCACCACACTACCATGCTGTCGGTGTTGTGCCTCCACTATTTTGGAGACCGAGGGCAGTGCTGTGAAGTCCTTACGTCTCGAATCGTTCGAGGAAATGCCACTGAAAGCCACACGGACTTCAGTGGCTTTTGCATGTGCTCAAGTTGATACAAGCAAATCATATTTTACGTTAGGGGATAAATATTTTCTCACCGTCCGCCGGTTGGAAGAAGTTGTAATCTAATTAAGAAGAGTGTTACTCAGCTGATAGATACGTCGATGGGTATCGATGCGACGTCTCACAAACCTGAACCGTCGAGACTTGGACGCATGGGCTTTGCATGAGGAGCGATGTCACCTCTAATGGTTCAAGACTTTGTACGTAAGACATCCTATTATTTTGTGGTAAGAACAGCGAGGAGTGGACACGATGATCTTTCTTTTTATCACCGTCCATTTGTTGTCGTCCTCTTCCTCGTGAGTCGTCTTTTTCCTTATCTGCAATCCTAGGGATCGGGTTTCGATGATCGTTATGGTACAGCTGACGAATGTTATGCACAGCTGCAGTGAGTTCCACGCTCCATCCATTTCAATGCCATGAACAGATCCTTGAGTGATGGGGGATGGAATCGATCGGAAGCACTCGATCGTTAGCAGGTCAAGGTTCGAGAACTCCAATCCATGTCTTTCATGTATTGGGATAGCGATGATCTAAAGAAAAGTTGGCACTATCAGATGATGAGAGTCAATGGAAGGTTAGCTAAAACATAATGACTGTCGTCCTTTGCTGACGAGGATGGCATGCGCCACAGGGAAGAAAACTTGGTGCCTACCACATATATGACTCACCTGACCCATTGGAGGAGAAGAAAACAAAGGTATTTTAGGGTTGCAGGTGACTTCATCTCAGTGAGGGTGTGTAGTAGGCAAGCAAATGAGTCATGGCACATTTTTGGTGACTCGACTTTGCCTCGCTCTTTCGCAATGAGGAGATCACATTTCGTGTTGATCAAGGACTGCTGCCCATGCCATGCCTGCAACAAGTTCCATGTTTACCACCATATTTTGCTCATCCACAAAGCATGCTATTCATGGAGGAGAAATGAATTGGAAGCTTTTCTTTTTGTTGCCACCCCAACTAATTATTGGGGAGAATCACCTCATTTGGGAGAGGCCAACCCATAGTTCCTCTCTGTAGGTAGGAGACTTAAATGCAAGTTCCATGAAACCCATGTTTGTTTCTGATATTATTGCTGCAGATTTAATGAACTAATTTAAGTACATGTCATAATGAACCTTGTTGTCTTCAAAGACTCCACCTAGCCACAATTCTTTTATCCTCTTCTCTATGGCACTTGCTCTTTTCCTTCCCTTACCCTGCCATAATTATTTCTTTATCTTATTCTTTCTTGAAAACAGTTGCATAGGAAGAAAATGAATTGTCCTTTTTGTCTTCTTGAATCTGAATTCTCACCACTCGACCACTCGACCACTCGACAAGTCGATGGATCCATCATTTCTCTACCCGGTAAAAGGCCTTCAAGAACTGACCTTACCTAACAGTGGGTCAAACCTTCTAAATTTACATGCACGATCAAATTTTGCATTAACAACAACTTatttgttttgtattttcttcttcATCATGCAGTAAGATAATTTTATTTGCAGCAACAATTCCTTCCATTCCATCACTCATCCCATTGTCAGTTCTATTTAGCAGAGAAATCTGATCCAATCGCAGCCCTTTTTGGCTTCTCCCCCCATTAGACGCAGCAAGAACTCAAATTAAAGCCTTTTATACCGCAATCAAAAGGTAGGATATTATTGCAGTCAAAATAGCAGAACAATTTGGCCTCAACAATCGTAGCATCTTCTTCTCGACACAGTTTCTGTAGCGTATAAATACAATCCTTTACCTATCGGTCTATTTGGTTTTTGGAGAAAGATGAACATTATCAGCATTGGGAACTCCGGCAATAATCTGACATCTTGGCCAAGTCTCCTGTTTGGAAGGAAGCGTTGACTGTGGGATGGATCAGTCATTTTAATTGATTCATTCCATCAATGATTCTTATCGAGATTAACATATTTCGATGCAATTAATTTCTCCTTCAAAGAAAAGTAGTGCTTACATTTATTACCACAATTTCTATCTAAAAAGTcccaaaataaaaggaaaaagagaaggaGAGGTTGAATCAGCAATGTAATAATGTCAACGACAAATAGAACGCTACGGTCCATTCCACCTCCCCATTCCCATAGCGTCTTCCACCAGCTTCTCCGACACTTCCATCAGCTCCGGGCTCAACCTCACCATCAGAACACAGAACTCTATCTGATCCAACGCTCCATCTCCGTCCAAGTCGCCCTCCCGCAACATCCCCCGGAGTTCATCGTCCTTCAACCCCTCGAGCCCCAGCGCGGCGGCGTTCCTCCTGAGGCTGTCGAGCGTGATCAGGCGGCTCTCGGGGTCCATCAGCAGCTGAAACCCCTTGCAGAGCTCCTCCATCAGCCCTTCGCCGCCCAGCTTCTCCGCCATCGACGGCAAGAAGTCCTGGAAACTGATTGAATCCTCCGCCATGGCAAGATCACCTGTGTGCTGCCCACGAGACGTGGAAGTGGCGGAGGGGGGCAGAGAGAGTTCTTATAGAAAGAGACGAAGAAGGTGATGCACAGGTAAGAGATGGCGACTTGGTTGCGGATTCCGTCGCAATTAACGCTGCCTGCGTTAGTTTCTGCGAAGCTGCATGGCGTCTTCCCTCGTAATTATCTGCATGCATGGTTGCGCCCAAGCTTTTATGCGCAGCCAACCCACCGTCATACGGGTCATCGGTTTCATATTCGCGGACGTAAGCGATGGGATCGGACTCGGTAATGTGGTAAAGAGCATGGAAACGAGTGGGAGGGAACTAAAAAGTAAGTAAAACGTTGCCGTCTTTGAAGCATTCTCTCCTTTATATGTATGACACACATTTGAAGGCTACTTCTAATAAGTTTCTTGTGGTGGTGCCCTTTGAACATTTCTGCATAATAATTTCAATATTATCTCTTTTTTATGTTCTTTCTAAATAGAAAAATGATGGAAAAGAAAAATGATATTTCACAAGTCACTCGTGCAATTTCTCATCGATATCAATACGTGTTAAATTACTTTGAATCGATCTTATACCAAACTTCTGGTCAAggataatatgatatttatgaCTTGTGGTGGCAGATTTGTTTCCTACCGTTGACGTTTGTTCTAATTGTTGCCCGCATTGACTTTTCTTTTTTCTGGTGCAGTCAATGGATGGTTCCCTGGTTTGGAGGTTCATCGACTGTCTTATAATGTatgcaatagaaatgcaaataagtttctaataaataaaatttaataataaatatacatcatacatcactagagatctaataataaaataatttatagtaTAGGTATACGACGAAGAAGAACCTAAGTAGAGAAGCTCATCCTAAGTCATATTTGGAATAAAAGGTAATTTGTAGTATATTTGATGAAAAATGTCCCTTCACCCTCCACTAGTCACTTTGACTATCGTTGTTACCTCTAATCGTTCATCCGTCGTAAGCAATAGATCGATACAAGGTTGTCACCTCTACTCCCACAATAATTATGGTCTCCATTGTCTCCTCTTCTTTATTCCTTACTATCGATTGAGTAAAAAATGATAACGACAGGAAGAGAAAATAGTGACGATAAcaaagttgataatgatcaaagACGACGACAGAGATAACGATAATCGAGGAACCGATGAAAAATGTTGAATATTTTGATAAATTGAGTAAAAAACAAGAGGGAACACTTTAAGATAAAAATCAATTAGAGGGATATTATTTGAGAAATGTTCAATAATAAAGATTTTCTTAGATAAAAATACTGTATATATATTAGTCAACTGGCTGACGTTGCAATCTTATCTTGATTATGTCTTACATGACATTGGTTTGATTAAATTACAGAGAGAGATGATGATGTccaccttccccttccccttccctcgGCCACTCTGCTGCTGGTGGCTGCAAAGGAAAAAGAGGCGCTTTGCTTTCCCCTGCAAAAGCGTGCACAGGAAAAGGCACAAAGGACAGCCAAAACACCAACACCAATCAGAGCCACGGCCCCGCTCGGTGTCACAAGATGACATCGATTAGGGTGTCAGCGTCGACCAGTCAGATATTAAACGCAGTCGCCGCAGACGACAGCAAAGCCCCCCTACCCTGTGTACTCCCAGTCTTTCAACGTCGCAAAGATCGCAGGGCCACCATAAATCCGTAGGCTAAGGAAAAGGACAACACGACCCAACCGAGAGGATCCAAAGAGATGGAgcagaacgagagagagagagagagagagagattaaaacCAGCAACGGTCGCCTGGGATGATACGTCCGACGACTCACCTGTGACCGCTTTTGCTTTGGGTTTGAGCTTTcccctccctcttctcctcctgtCCACCTCGAAGATCCTGAGCGGAATCTCGGCTGCTGTGTTCGAGATGTACATGCCGGTCATGTTAGCCCGGGCGGTGCTGGATAGGCTGGAGGACGCGGTCACCGTGGAGgctcggccgccgccgccgccgccgtgcgCGACGCGCTCCACTTGGCACTCCGTGGAGACTCTGGTGGTGGTCCTGGCGGCGATCACGATGGCCGCGGTGATCGCGGGGGTGTTCGCCCGGGCGTGCGGCGGGCGGCATCTGGTGGGCGGCGGTGACCGCGACGTCGAGGGGTGGGTGGAGCAGAAATGCAGTAGTTGCCTGGACGGCGGCGTGGCACCGCCA
Proteins encoded:
- the LOC135580982 gene encoding zinc finger CCCH domain-containing protein 24-like encodes the protein MCGGPERIKSSSSSVSSPAPSSQEDQQQRSPAAGMNVLTVDIDNSSSLLELAANDDVDALKVALDRDPSAIEEVGLWYGRRKGFSRMVLEHRTPLMVAATYGSLDVLKLIVSLPSVDVNRVSGPDSTTALHCAASGGSLQAVDSVKILLAAGADPTLVDVNGNRPADVIVVPPKVAFAKTVLEQLLGRSTSLSDGSYHSHLPLHVLTSSPNSSSPPLSLSPGEDGSPSSESTSSPPTARFLDLPPVTVSEKKEYPVDPSLPDIKNSIYATDEFRMFSFKIRPCSRAYSHDWTECPFVHPGENARRRDPRKYHYSCVPCPDFRKGACRRGDMCEYAHGVFECWLHPAQYRTRLCKDGTNCSRRVCFFAHTNDELRPLYMSTGSAVPSPRASSSAMEMAAAMGFMPGSPSSVSAIMSPFTPPMSPSANGVSQSSLAWPQSNVPMLNLPAGNLQSSRLRSSLSARDMPVNDFSVMSEFDTQQLLSDLCYPHPSPSAGSRSVLTKTLTPSNLDDFFAAEMASSPRYNSDHGTIFSPSQRTAVINQFQQQENLLSPINTSVFSPKAVDTQHLSAHSSILQSSLNVSSPGLMSPRSVDPASPMSSRLAILTQRDKQQRQQSLQSLSSRDLSPISSTIVGSPINSSWAKWASPSGTADWGVNGKELGHLRQSSSSEMRGNGEEPDVSWVHSLVKESPPEKVVPTAMAPAGPSDFSAIGAESSISNDQLDGHDQAAVLGAWLEQMQLDQMVS
- the LOC103993069 gene encoding calcium-binding protein PBP1, translating into MAEDSISFQDFLPSMAEKLGGEGLMEELCKGFQLLMDPESRLITLDSLRRNAAALGLEGLKDDELRGMLREGDLDGDGALDQIEFCVLMVRLSPELMEVSEKLVEDAMGMGRWNGP